From Amphiura filiformis chromosome 20, Afil_fr2py, whole genome shotgun sequence, a single genomic window includes:
- the LOC140142937 gene encoding uncharacterized protein has translation MIHTPSPYTKEATKAFKGCIGADNFVEAGWVRSLRLHQYGDRFLVSARVRHSMAVRATLTSVWFVAEASGEIMAAHCDCMAGLGETCSHVACAMSAVARAVFIRKQSGLDACTSQKCEWLPPTQEVSAAMVRDIAFVRPSTKKKKALASSPSTPASKLPRTAMTSPNQQRNSDAFSSPSTPTRKLPRTSMTSPNQQRNSDAFSSPPTTPSRKAKLKSIPPPTKAELDECYASLDRCEQKPAILRVLDDYAKNFIPVSRDPRFPRALGYLYNPDTLELGYLDLLTECERVYSTVQVTDEQIELVEKSSRDQANCHLWFHQRTGRVTASIFKAACCTNPAMPAQSLVSAFVLQKHIAFLLQQLGTVVNMKIKQERLSSKRLAQRHENFTCREAGLHLSAEHPFIAASPDGIISCDCCGEGLLEVNALYLLRQGSPKQGEL, from the exons ATGATACATACGCCAAGTCCGTACACCAAAGAAGCAACAAAG GCGTTCAAGGGGTGTATTGGAGCTGACAATTTTGTCGAGGCAGGTTGGGTGAGGTCCCTTCGTCTTCATCAATATGGTGATCGGTTCCTTGTGTCAGCGAGAGTGCGCCATTCTATGGCAGTAAGAGCAACCCTTACCAGTGTGTGGTTTGTGGCAGAGGCAAGCGGTGAAATCATGGCGGCTCACTGTGATTGTATGGCTGG ACTTGGTGAAACTTGTTCGCATGTTGCATGTGCAATGTCAGCTGTTGCCCGGGCTGTATTCATTCGGAAGCAAAGTGGATTAGATGCATGCACATCTCAGAAGTGTGAATGGCTTCCACCAACACAAGAG GTATCTGCTGCAATGGTTAGAGATATCGCTTTTGTTCGGCCAAGCACAAAGAAGAAGAAGGCATTAGCATCATCTCCATCCACCCCAGCAAGCAAGCTCCCACGCACCGCCATGACCTCTCCAAATCAGCAGAGGAATAGCGACGCCTTTTCATCTCCATCCACCCCAACTAGGAAGCTCCCACGCACCTCCATGACCTCTCCAAATCAGCAGAGGAATAGCGACGCCTTTTCATCTCCTCCAACTACCCCATCGCGCAAGGCTAAACTGAAATCCATTCCCCCGCCAACTAAAGCTGAACTGGACGAGTGTTATGCGTCACTGGACAGATGCGAACAGAAGCCTGCTATTCTACGGGTCTTGGATGACTATGCAAAGAACTTTATTCCTGTAAGCCGTGACCCAAGGTTTCCCCGAGCCCTCGGATACCTGTACAACCCAGATACGCTGGAACTTGGCTACTTAGATCTACTGACAGAGTGTGAAAGGGTGTATTCGACTGTGCAG GTAACAGATGAACAGATCGAGTTGGTGGAGAAAAGCTCCAGGGACCAGGCAAATTGTCATCTATGGTTTCATCAGAGAACTGGACGTGTAACAGCTTCCATCTTTAAGGCAGCATGTTGTACCAACCCAGCCATGCCGGCGCAGAGCCTTGTAAGCGCATTTGTTCTCCAGAAGCACATCGCTTTTCTTCTGCAGCAACTAG GTACGGTTGTGAACATGAAGATAAAGCAAGAAAGGCTTTCATCGAAGCGACTCGCACAGCGACACGAAAACTTCACCTGTAGAGAAGCAGGTTTACACCTCAGCGCAGAACATCCATTCATAGCAGCCAGCCCAGATGGCATTATAAGTTGTGATTGCTGTGGGGAAGGACTTCTAGAGGTAAATGCCCTTTACTTACTGCGACAAGGATCTCCCAAACAAGGAGAACTATGA